In a single window of the Pseudomonas entomophila genome:
- a CDS encoding FAD-binding and (Fe-S)-binding domain-containing protein yields MSLPAAFLRDAERLIPAERRFDDPTSTLAFGTDASFYRLIPKLVVRVESEDEVVALLKLAQREHVPVTFRAAGTSLSGQAISDSVLIVLGDNWNGREIRGQGTQIRLQPGVIGAQANAWLAPYGRKIGPDPASINACKIGGIVANNASGMCCGTAQNTYHTLAGLRLVLADGTRLDSEDPASVAAFEHSHAGLLDELARLGRETRANLALAERIRHKYRLKNTTGLSLNALVDYDQPLDILQHLLVGSEGTLGFISAVTYDTVPDHPHKASALLVFPSVESCCRAVTLLKPQPVSAVELLDRRSLRSVQGMPGMPAWVKGLSNTACALLIESRAASQSLLHEQLDQVMASIAEFPLEQKVAFSEDPTVYNQLWKIRKDTFPAVGAVRQTGTTVIIEDVTFPIEQLAEGVNRLIQLFDKHRYDEAIIFGHALEGNLHFVFTQGFNSAEEVARYQAFMDDVAQLVAVEFGGSLKAEHGTGRNMAPFVELEWGKDAYQLMWQLKHLLDPNGILNPDVVLSSDPDIHLKNLKPLPAADEIVDKCIECGFCEPVCPSKGLTLSPRQRIVMWRDIQAKKRAGADTRELLRTYQYQGLDTCAATGLCAQRCPVGINTGELVKKLRGQAAEHGKAADWLAEHFHATLRGARFTLAAANGARKLLGAPRMSRLSARLSKASKGRLPQWTPAMPQPLRAIEFSAPSQDARPRVVYLAACVSRVMGPAYADREQSSLLDKTRALLEKAGYQVVFPDNADSLCCGQPFASKGYPEQAEHKRQELITALLHASRGGLDPIYCDTSPCTLRLVQDLGETRLDLYDPVRFIRTHLVDKLEFTPQEEPVAVHVTCSTQHLGESQALIDLARRCSKQVVIPEGIHCCGFAGDKGFTTPELNAHSLRTLKDAVQYCSEGISTSRTCEIGLSSHSGIDYHGLVYLVDRVTRARAV; encoded by the coding sequence ATGAGCCTGCCCGCCGCGTTCCTGCGTGATGCCGAGCGCCTGATCCCCGCCGAACGCCGCTTCGACGACCCGACCTCGACCCTGGCCTTCGGTACCGACGCCAGCTTCTACCGGCTGATCCCCAAGCTGGTGGTGCGCGTGGAGTCCGAGGACGAAGTGGTCGCGCTGCTGAAACTGGCCCAGCGCGAGCACGTGCCGGTGACCTTCCGCGCCGCCGGCACCAGCCTGTCGGGCCAGGCCATCAGCGACTCGGTGCTGATCGTGCTCGGCGACAACTGGAATGGCCGCGAGATCCGCGGCCAGGGCACGCAGATCCGCCTGCAGCCCGGCGTGATCGGCGCCCAGGCCAACGCCTGGCTTGCCCCCTACGGGCGCAAGATCGGCCCGGACCCGGCCTCGATCAACGCCTGCAAGATCGGTGGCATCGTCGCCAACAACGCCAGCGGCATGTGCTGCGGCACCGCGCAGAATACCTACCACACCCTCGCCGGCCTGCGCCTGGTGCTGGCCGACGGCACCCGCCTGGACAGCGAAGACCCGGCCAGTGTCGCCGCGTTCGAGCACAGCCACGCCGGCCTGCTGGATGAACTCGCCCGCCTTGGCCGCGAAACCCGCGCCAACCTCGCCCTGGCCGAGCGTATCCGGCACAAGTACCGACTGAAGAACACGACCGGTCTGTCGCTCAACGCACTGGTGGACTACGACCAGCCGCTCGACATCCTGCAACATCTGTTGGTTGGTTCCGAAGGCACCCTCGGCTTCATCAGCGCCGTCACCTACGACACCGTGCCCGACCACCCGCACAAGGCCAGTGCGCTGCTGGTGTTCCCCAGCGTGGAGAGCTGCTGCCGGGCGGTGACCCTGCTCAAGCCGCAGCCGGTGTCTGCCGTGGAGCTGCTGGACCGCCGCAGCCTGCGCTCGGTGCAGGGCATGCCCGGCATGCCGGCCTGGGTGAAAGGCCTGTCCAACACCGCCTGTGCCCTGCTGATCGAGTCCCGCGCCGCCAGCCAGAGCCTGCTGCACGAACAGCTCGACCAGGTGATGGCATCGATCGCCGAGTTCCCACTGGAGCAGAAGGTCGCCTTCAGCGAAGACCCCACGGTGTACAACCAGCTGTGGAAGATCCGCAAGGACACCTTCCCCGCCGTCGGCGCCGTGCGCCAGACCGGCACCACGGTGATCATCGAGGACGTGACCTTCCCCATCGAGCAACTGGCCGAGGGCGTCAACCGCCTGATCCAGCTGTTCGACAAACACCGTTACGACGAGGCGATCATTTTCGGCCACGCCCTGGAAGGCAACCTGCACTTCGTCTTCACCCAGGGCTTCAACAGCGCTGAAGAAGTCGCCCGCTACCAGGCGTTCATGGACGACGTGGCGCAACTGGTGGCGGTGGAATTCGGCGGCTCGCTCAAGGCCGAGCACGGCACCGGGCGCAACATGGCGCCCTTCGTCGAGCTGGAGTGGGGCAAGGACGCCTACCAGCTGATGTGGCAGCTCAAGCACCTGCTCGACCCCAACGGCATCCTCAACCCCGACGTGGTGCTGAGCAGCGACCCGGACATCCACCTGAAAAACCTCAAGCCACTGCCGGCCGCCGACGAGATCGTCGACAAGTGCATCGAGTGCGGTTTCTGCGAGCCGGTGTGCCCATCGAAAGGCCTGACCCTAAGCCCCCGCCAACGCATCGTCATGTGGCGCGACATCCAGGCGAAAAAGCGCGCCGGCGCAGACACCCGCGAGCTGCTGCGCACCTACCAGTACCAGGGCCTCGACACCTGCGCCGCCACCGGCCTGTGCGCCCAGCGCTGCCCGGTGGGCATCAACACCGGCGAGCTGGTGAAGAAGCTGCGCGGCCAGGCGGCCGAGCATGGCAAGGCCGCCGACTGGCTGGCCGAGCATTTCCACGCCACCCTGCGCGGCGCCCGCTTCACCCTCGCCGCCGCCAATGGCGCCCGCAAGCTGCTCGGCGCCCCGCGCATGAGCCGCCTCAGCGCCCGCCTGAGCAAGGCCAGCAAAGGCCGCCTGCCACAGTGGACACCCGCCATGCCACAGCCGCTGCGCGCCATCGAATTCAGTGCCCCAAGCCAGGATGCCCGCCCGCGCGTGGTCTACCTGGCCGCCTGCGTATCGCGGGTGATGGGCCCCGCCTACGCCGACCGCGAGCAAAGTTCGCTGCTGGACAAGACCCGCGCCCTGCTGGAGAAGGCCGGCTACCAGGTGGTGTTCCCGGACAACGCCGACAGCCTGTGCTGCGGCCAGCCGTTCGCCTCCAAGGGTTACCCCGAACAAGCCGAGCACAAGCGCCAGGAGCTGATCACCGCGCTGTTGCACGCCAGCCGCGGCGGCCTCGACCCGATCTACTGCGACACCAGCCCCTGCACCCTGCGCCTGGTGCAGGACCTGGGCGAAACGCGGCTGGACCTGTACGACCCGGTGCGCTTCATCCGCACCCACCTGGTCGACAAACTGGAGTTCACTCCGCAAGAGGAGCCGGTGGCCGTGCACGTGACCTGCAGCACCCAGCATCTGGGCGAAAGCCAGGCGCTGATCGACCTGGCGCGGCGCTGCAGCAAGCAAGTGGTGATCCCCGAGGGCATCCACTGCTGCGGCTTCGCCGGCGACAAAGGCTTCACCACGCCAGAGCTCAATGCCCACTCGCTGCGCACACTCAAGGACGCGGTGCAGTATTGCAGCGAAGGCATCTCCACCAGCCGCACCTGCGAGATCGGCTTGTCGAGCCATAGCGGCATCGACTATCACGGCCTCGTGTACCTGGTGGACCGCGTGACACGGGCGCGGGCGGTCTGA
- a CDS encoding lactate permease LctP family transporter: protein MQTWQQLYTPLGSLGLSALAAVIPIVFFFLALAVFRLKGHVAGSITLALSILVAIFAFQMPVDMAFAAAGYGFLYGLWPIAWIIVAAVFLYKLTVKSGQFEVIRSSVLSITDDQRLQVLLIGFCFGAFLEGAAGFGAPVAITAALLVGLGFNPLYAAGLCLIANTAPVAFGALGIPIIVAGQVTGIDAFHIGAMTGRQLPLLSLFVPFWLVFMMDGLRGVKETWPAALVAGASFAVTQYFTSNFIGPELPDITSALASLIALTLFLKVWQPKRSFAAAKGSVGAAVVQSGGSQPSPYSFGEIFKAWSPFLILTVLVTIWTLKPFKAAFAPGGAMYNFVFNFAIPHLDQLVVKTAPIVTAPTAMPAVFKLDPISATGTAIFLSALVSMWVLKINVKTGLTTFKETFWELRWPILSIGMVLAFAFVTNYSGMSSTMALVLAGTGAAFPFFSPFLGWLGVFLTGSDTSSNALFSSLQATTAHQIGVNDTLLVAANTSGGVTGKMISPQSIAVACAATGLVGKESDLFRFTVKHSLFFATIVGLITLIQAYWLTGMLVHH, encoded by the coding sequence ATGCAAACCTGGCAACAACTCTATACCCCGCTTGGTAGCCTTGGCCTGTCCGCGCTGGCGGCGGTCATCCCCATCGTGTTCTTCTTCCTCGCCCTCGCCGTGTTCCGCCTCAAGGGCCACGTCGCCGGCAGCATCACCCTCGCGCTGTCGATCCTGGTGGCGATCTTCGCCTTCCAGATGCCTGTCGACATGGCCTTTGCCGCCGCGGGTTATGGCTTCCTCTACGGCCTGTGGCCGATTGCCTGGATCATCGTCGCCGCGGTGTTCCTCTACAAACTCACGGTCAAGAGCGGCCAGTTCGAAGTCATCCGCAGCTCGGTGCTGTCGATCACCGACGACCAGCGCCTGCAAGTGCTGCTGATCGGCTTCTGCTTCGGCGCCTTCCTCGAAGGCGCGGCCGGCTTTGGCGCCCCCGTGGCCATCACCGCCGCGCTGCTGGTGGGCTTGGGCTTCAACCCGCTGTACGCCGCCGGCCTGTGCCTGATCGCCAACACCGCACCGGTGGCCTTCGGCGCCCTCGGCATCCCGATCATCGTCGCCGGGCAGGTGACTGGCATCGACGCCTTCCACATCGGCGCCATGACCGGCCGCCAACTGCCGCTGCTGTCGCTGTTCGTGCCGTTCTGGCTGGTGTTCATGATGGACGGCCTGCGCGGTGTGAAAGAAACCTGGCCCGCCGCCTTGGTCGCCGGCGCCAGCTTCGCCGTCACCCAGTACTTCACCTCGAACTTCATCGGCCCGGAGCTGCCAGACATCACCTCGGCCCTGGCCAGCCTGATCGCCCTGACCCTGTTCCTGAAAGTCTGGCAGCCCAAGCGCTCGTTCGCCGCAGCCAAGGGCAGCGTTGGCGCCGCCGTCGTGCAGTCGGGTGGCAGCCAGCCTTCGCCATACAGCTTCGGCGAGATCTTCAAGGCCTGGTCGCCGTTCCTGATCCTGACCGTGCTGGTCACCATCTGGACCCTGAAGCCGTTCAAGGCGGCCTTCGCCCCGGGCGGCGCGATGTACAACTTCGTGTTCAACTTCGCCATCCCGCACCTCGACCAGCTGGTGGTCAAGACCGCGCCAATCGTCACCGCGCCGACCGCCATGCCGGCGGTGTTCAAGCTCGACCCGATCTCCGCCACCGGCACCGCGATCTTCCTCTCCGCGCTGGTGTCGATGTGGGTGCTGAAGATCAACGTCAAAACTGGTCTTACCACTTTCAAAGAGACCTTCTGGGAACTGCGCTGGCCGATCCTGTCGATTGGTATGGTGCTGGCCTTCGCCTTCGTCACCAACTACTCGGGCATGTCCTCGACCATGGCCCTGGTGCTGGCCGGCACCGGCGCTGCGTTCCCGTTCTTCTCGCCGTTCCTCGGTTGGCTGGGCGTATTCCTGACCGGTTCGGACACCTCGTCCAACGCCCTGTTCAGCTCGCTGCAGGCCACCACCGCGCACCAGATCGGGGTCAACGACACCCTGCTGGTGGCGGCCAACACCAGCGGCGGCGTGACCGGCAAGATGATCTCGCCGCAGTCGATCGCCGTGGCCTGCGCCGCCACCGGCCTGGTGGGCAAGGAGTCCGACCTGTTCCGCTTCACCGTCAAGCACAGCCTGTTCTTCGCCACCATCGTCGGCCTGATCACCCTGATCCAGGCCTACTGGCTGACCGGCATGCTGGTTCATCACTAA
- the lldD gene encoding FMN-dependent L-lactate dehydrogenase LldD: MIISASTDYRAAAQRKLPPFLFHYADGGAYAEHTLRHNVSDLASIALRQRVLKNMSDLSLETRLFDETLSMPVALAPVGLTGMYARRGEVQAARAAAAHGIPFTMSTVSVCPIEEVAPAIDRPMWFQLYVLKDRGFMRNALERAKAAGVKTLVFTVDMPVPGARYRDAHSGMSGPNAPLRRVWQAMTHPQWALDVGLLGRPHDLGNISKYRGNPTGLADYIGWLGNNFDPSISWKDLEWIREFWDGPMIIKGILDADDARDAVKFGADGIVVSNHGGRQLDGVLSSARALPAIADAVKGDIKILADSGIRSGLDVVRMIALGADTVLIGRAFLYALATHGEAGVKNLLELFEKEMRVAMVLTGAKSISEITRDSLVRELGA; this comes from the coding sequence ATGATCATTTCCGCCTCCACCGACTATCGCGCCGCGGCCCAACGCAAGCTGCCCCCCTTCCTGTTCCACTACGCCGACGGCGGTGCCTACGCCGAGCACACCCTGCGCCACAACGTTTCCGACCTGGCCAGCATCGCCCTGCGTCAGCGCGTGCTGAAGAACATGTCGGACCTGAGCCTCGAGACCCGGCTGTTCGACGAAACCCTGAGCATGCCCGTGGCCCTGGCCCCAGTCGGCCTCACCGGCATGTATGCCCGCCGTGGCGAAGTGCAGGCGGCGCGCGCGGCGGCGGCCCATGGCATCCCGTTCACGATGTCCACCGTGTCGGTGTGCCCGATCGAGGAAGTGGCCCCGGCCATCGACCGGCCGATGTGGTTCCAGCTGTACGTACTGAAAGACCGCGGCTTCATGCGCAACGCCCTGGAGCGGGCGAAAGCGGCTGGCGTGAAGACCCTGGTGTTCACCGTCGACATGCCCGTGCCCGGCGCCCGCTACCGCGACGCCCACTCCGGCATGAGCGGCCCGAACGCGCCGCTGCGCCGCGTCTGGCAAGCCATGACCCACCCACAGTGGGCGCTGGATGTGGGCCTGCTCGGCCGCCCCCACGACCTGGGCAACATCTCCAAATACCGTGGCAACCCCACAGGCCTGGCCGACTACATCGGCTGGCTGGGCAACAACTTCGACCCGTCCATCTCCTGGAAAGACCTGGAGTGGATCCGCGAATTCTGGGACGGCCCGATGATCATCAAGGGCATCCTTGACGCCGACGACGCCCGCGACGCGGTCAAGTTCGGCGCCGACGGCATCGTCGTCTCCAACCACGGCGGCCGCCAGCTCGACGGCGTGCTGTCCAGCGCCCGCGCCCTGCCGGCGATCGCCGACGCGGTGAAGGGCGATATCAAGATCCTCGCCGACTCCGGCATCCGCAGCGGCCTGGACGTGGTGCGCATGATCGCCCTGGGCGCCGACACCGTGCTGATCGGCCGCGCCTTCCTCTATGCCCTGGCCACCCACGGCGAAGCCGGGGTGAAGAACCTGCTGGAGCTGTTCGAGAAAGAGATGCGCGTGGCCATGGTGCTGACCGGCGCCAAGTCCATCAGCGAGATCACCCGCGACTCGCTGGTTCGCGAACTGGGCGCCTGA